One genomic segment of Bacteroidales bacterium includes these proteins:
- a CDS encoding energy transducer TonB, which translates to MERKKSPKADLERKKGLFLEIGFIVTLGLVLLAFEWTSRPEPTKGFQQETDEDIVQEDVPITRQEQEKEPPPPPPSSTEQLNIVDDDVEIEDELRLEESEADEDTEVSIDAFAQEEEEESEEEKEIFVVVEDMPEFKDGGINAFRKYVQENIKYPTVAAENGIEGTVFVQFVVDTDGGISNVTVTRGVDPSLNEEAMRVIRNAPKWKPGQQRGKPVRVQFTIPIVFKLQ; encoded by the coding sequence ATGGAACGCAAAAAATCACCAAAAGCAGATTTGGAAAGAAAAAAAGGTCTGTTTCTTGAAATAGGGTTTATCGTTACCCTGGGTTTGGTGCTTTTAGCATTCGAATGGACCTCGCGTCCGGAACCTACAAAAGGTTTCCAGCAAGAAACAGATGAGGACATAGTTCAGGAGGATGTACCCATAACGCGTCAGGAACAAGAAAAAGAGCCACCACCGCCACCACCATCATCCACAGAACAACTGAACATCGTGGATGATGATGTGGAAATCGAAGATGAGCTCCGCCTGGAAGAATCGGAAGCAGACGAGGATACCGAAGTGTCCATTGATGCCTTTGCCCAGGAAGAAGAGGAAGAATCAGAGGAAGAAAAGGAGATATTCGTAGTTGTTGAGGACATGCCCGAATTCAAGGATGGCGGCATTAACGCTTTCCGTAAATACGTTCAGGAAAACATCAAATACCCGACAGTGGCAGCGGAAAACGGCATCGAAGGAACAGTCTTCGTTCAATTTGTTGTAGATACCGATGGGGGTATTTCAAATGTAACAGTCACGCGAGGCGTGGATCCCTCTCTTAATGAAGAAGCCATGAGGGTTATCAGAAACGCTCCCAAATGGAAGCCGGGCCAGCAGAGAGGAAAACCGGTAAGGGTGCAGTTTACCATTCCCATTGTATTTAAACTGCAATAG
- a CDS encoding energy transducer TonB, which translates to MERKKSKNADLESKKGLFLEIGFIVALGLVLLAFEWATRPQATEGFQQETEEDIVQEDVPITRQQEKKEPPPPPPSSTEQLNIVDDDVEIEDELRLEESEADEDTEVSINAFAQEEEEEEEEQQIFVVVEDMPEFKGGGINAFRKYVQENISYPTVAAENGIEGTVFVKFVVDKDGGISNVTVMRGVDPALNEEAMRVIRSGPDWEPGQQRGEKVRVQFTIPIVFKLQ; encoded by the coding sequence ATGGAACGCAAAAAGTCAAAAAATGCTGATTTAGAAAGTAAAAAAGGCCTTTTCCTCGAAATAGGATTTATTGTTGCCCTGGGTTTGGTGCTTTTAGCATTCGAATGGGCAACCCGGCCGCAAGCCACAGAAGGTTTCCAACAGGAAACAGAAGAGGACATAGTGCAGGAAGATGTACCCATAACGCGTCAACAAGAAAAGAAAGAACCACCACCGCCACCGCCCTCATCCACAGAACAACTGAACATCGTGGATGACGATGTAGAGATCGAAGACGAACTCCGCCTGGAAGAATCGGAAGCGGATGAAGATACCGAAGTTTCAATTAACGCCTTTGCCCAGGAAGAAGAAGAGGAAGAAGAAGAGCAACAGATATTTGTTGTGGTTGAAGACATGCCCGAATTTAAGGGAGGTGGTATCAATGCATTCAGGAAATATGTACAGGAAAACATCAGTTATCCCACAGTCGCAGCAGAAAATGGTATTGAAGGCACTGTTTTTGTCAAATTCGTGGTGGATAAAGATGGTGGTATTTCGAACGTAACGGTAATGAGAGGTGTTGATCCGGCACTAAACGAAGAAGCCATGCGGGTTATCAGGAGTGGTCCCGACTGGGAACCTGGCCAGCAACGTGGTGAAAAAGTAAGGGTTCAGTTTACCATCCCTATCGTATTTAAGCTGCAATAA